From the genome of Azospira restricta, one region includes:
- a CDS encoding class II aldolase/adducin family protein, protein MAELRAELIATARRMAAVGLNKGTAGNLSVRVDKNGEHGFLITPTGMDYETLTPSDIVFMRLDGSFEGRRKPSSEWRFHRDLYTARPEAGAVLHAHSPFATSLACLRREIPPFHYMIVRFGGDTIRCAGYATFGTQELSDAALAALDGRSACLLANHGMLLFGRDLKHALDLGVELEALCEQYWRACQMGEPVLLGANEMRTVLEKFAGYGQQDA, encoded by the coding sequence ATGGCTGAGCTGCGCGCCGAACTGATCGCCACCGCCCGCCGCATGGCCGCGGTCGGGCTGAACAAGGGCACCGCCGGCAACCTCTCGGTGCGCGTCGACAAGAACGGCGAGCACGGCTTCCTGATCACGCCGACCGGCATGGACTACGAGACGCTGACGCCGTCCGACATCGTCTTCATGCGCCTCGACGGCAGCTTCGAAGGCCGCCGCAAACCCTCCTCCGAGTGGCGCTTCCACCGCGACCTCTACACCGCACGGCCGGAGGCCGGCGCCGTGCTGCACGCGCACTCGCCGTTCGCCACCAGCCTCGCCTGCCTCAGGCGCGAGATCCCGCCCTTCCACTACATGATCGTCCGCTTCGGCGGCGACACCATCCGCTGCGCCGGCTACGCCACCTTCGGCACGCAGGAGCTCTCGGACGCCGCACTCGCTGCACTCGACGGCCGCTCGGCCTGCCTGCTCGCCAACCACGGCATGCTGCTCTTCGGCCGCGACCTGAAGCACGCGCTCGACCTCGGCGTCGAGCTGGAGGCGCTCTGCGAGCAGTACTGGCGCGCCTGCCAGATGGGCGAACCGGTGCTGCTCGGCGCCAACGAGATGCGCACCGTGCTCGAGAAGTTCGCCGGCTACGGCCAGCAGGACGCCTGA
- a CDS encoding NAD(P)-dependent oxidoreductase, with product MKLGFVGLGTMGRPMATRLLRAGHELAVWARRPEAAAPLVAAGATPCASAAEVARRSEIVFTIVTYGRDVEAVVFGDDGLAAGFAPDSILVDMSTIAPGLARDIASRLAAQGVHMLDAPVSGGGVGAAAGTLAIMAGGEAAVLERVRPLFAVLGKTLVHVGGNGAGQVAKACNQMVMVAAIEAAAEAMRLAAAAGVDPEKVRQALAGGSAGSRVLEVFGARMTQRDFAAGVEARLHHKDFGIVLQEAHAMGVPLPVTAAVGQQLNALMAQGWGGCDTASLLRVLERSGD from the coding sequence ATGAAGCTCGGCTTCGTCGGCCTCGGCACGATGGGCCGCCCGATGGCGACGCGCCTCTTGCGCGCCGGCCACGAGCTCGCGGTGTGGGCGCGCCGCCCGGAAGCGGCGGCGCCGCTGGTCGCCGCCGGCGCCACGCCGTGCGCGTCGGCGGCCGAGGTCGCCCGCCGCTCCGAGATCGTCTTCACCATCGTCACCTACGGCCGCGACGTCGAGGCCGTCGTCTTCGGCGACGACGGGCTGGCGGCGGGCTTCGCGCCGGATTCCATCCTCGTCGACATGAGCACGATCGCGCCGGGCCTCGCGCGCGATATCGCGTCGCGGCTCGCCGCGCAGGGCGTGCACATGCTCGACGCGCCGGTCTCCGGCGGCGGCGTCGGTGCCGCGGCCGGCACGCTGGCGATCATGGCCGGCGGCGAGGCGGCAGTGCTCGAGCGCGTGCGCCCGCTGTTCGCGGTGCTCGGCAAGACCCTCGTGCACGTCGGCGGCAACGGCGCCGGGCAGGTCGCCAAGGCCTGCAACCAGATGGTCATGGTCGCCGCGATCGAGGCCGCCGCCGAGGCGATGCGGCTCGCCGCCGCCGCCGGCGTCGACCCGGAGAAGGTGCGCCAGGCGCTCGCCGGCGGCTCCGCCGGCAGCCGCGTGCTGGAGGTGTTCGGCGCGCGGATGACGCAGCGCGACTTCGCCGCCGGCGTCGAGGCGCGGCTGCACCACAAGGATTTCGGCATCGTGCTGCAGGAGGCGCACGCCATGGGCGTGCCGCTGCCGGTGACGGCGGCCGTCGGCCAGCAGTTGAATGCGCTGATGGCGCAGGGCTGGGGCGGCTGCGACACCGCCTCGCTGCTGCGCGTGCTCGAACGCAGCGGCGACTGA
- a CDS encoding EAL and GGDEF domain-containing protein, translated as MNRMLAVPELLAIFDHAPVGIVLVRDGHLQHCNRRFCDLLGYAADEVFGQPARVLYASEEEYLRLRRWARRALLAGDAFDVEVPLRRCDGRLIYCRLYAAAIHREAPREGTIWIVEDLEEQTRIKDELWDTQRDLEATFAAAQVGIMLLRDRRIVRNNPRMEEMFGYPAGEMVGCSSRILYISDGEFEAAGNIYAIIAAGGTHRREQWLRRKDGSTFWAQVSGRFVDMHQPDLGSVWIVEDMTERKRQDERLQAALAEQRMIFDNAAFGITYVSGEQMQRCNHRFAGMLGYTPEELAGRLVQEIFPDDAAYRDYAAGAENELRRHGAFVGETQVRRKDGSLFWMRGTAQRVSWEQGGGAIWICEDITERRQAQEALLRAHEELEVRVAERTAELETANVQLQSEIFERMQAEERVWHIAHHDALTGLPNRSLLQDRLGQALAGAERAGNLVAVLFLDLDRFKAVNDTLGHDVGDALLKVVAARLAGAVRDVDTVCRLGGDEFVVVLGAVGGTDDAVMVAERIVDELAQPAEVMGHALRVSTSIGISLFPEDGRDAQTLMKNADTAMYTAKNRGRNNFQFFSPAMNDLASRFFRLEQRLRRAVERNEFVLHFQPQVDVAQRRVCGVEALVRWQDPEAGLVPPAEFIPVAEETGLILELGEWVLRGACRQIRAWHDAGWPQVPVAVNLSPRQFQQSDLVERVRAILAETGVPPAMLELEITESSLMHSVEEALAQVQALADMGVRLAIDDFGTGYSSLAYLKRFPVSRLKIDRSFVRDLCDDRDDAAIVASIIGLARSLALEVVAEGVETAPQLAALRDEGCRHCQGYLFSKPRPAEEVAAIFAAGAV; from the coding sequence ATGAACCGGATGCTGGCGGTCCCGGAGTTGTTGGCCATCTTCGACCACGCCCCGGTCGGCATCGTGCTCGTCCGCGACGGGCATCTCCAGCATTGCAACCGCCGCTTCTGCGACCTGCTCGGCTACGCCGCCGACGAAGTCTTCGGCCAGCCGGCCCGCGTGCTCTACGCCAGCGAGGAGGAGTACCTCCGCCTGCGCCGCTGGGCCCGCCGCGCGCTGCTCGCCGGCGACGCCTTCGACGTCGAGGTGCCGCTGCGCCGCTGCGACGGGCGCCTGATCTACTGCCGCCTCTACGCCGCGGCGATCCACCGCGAGGCGCCGCGCGAAGGCACCATCTGGATCGTCGAGGACCTCGAGGAGCAGACCCGGATCAAGGACGAGCTGTGGGACACCCAGCGCGACCTCGAGGCCACCTTCGCCGCCGCCCAGGTCGGCATCATGCTGCTGCGCGACCGGCGCATCGTGCGCAACAACCCGCGCATGGAGGAGATGTTCGGCTACCCGGCGGGCGAGATGGTCGGCTGCTCGTCGCGCATCCTCTACATCTCCGATGGCGAGTTCGAGGCGGCCGGCAACATCTACGCGATCATCGCCGCCGGCGGCACGCACCGCCGCGAGCAGTGGCTGCGGCGCAAGGATGGCAGCACCTTCTGGGCGCAGGTCAGCGGCCGCTTCGTCGACATGCACCAGCCGGACCTCGGCTCGGTGTGGATCGTCGAGGACATGACCGAAAGGAAGCGCCAGGACGAGCGCCTGCAGGCCGCGCTCGCCGAGCAGCGGATGATCTTCGACAACGCCGCCTTCGGCATCACCTACGTCAGCGGCGAGCAGATGCAACGCTGCAACCACCGCTTCGCCGGCATGCTCGGCTACACCCCGGAGGAACTGGCCGGTCGCCTGGTGCAGGAGATCTTTCCCGATGACGCGGCCTACCGCGACTACGCGGCGGGCGCCGAGAACGAACTGCGCCGGCACGGCGCCTTCGTCGGCGAGACGCAGGTGCGCAGGAAGGACGGCAGCCTGTTCTGGATGCGTGGCACGGCGCAGCGCGTGTCATGGGAGCAGGGCGGCGGCGCGATCTGGATCTGCGAGGACATCACCGAGCGCCGCCAGGCGCAGGAGGCGCTGCTGCGCGCGCACGAGGAGCTCGAGGTGCGCGTCGCCGAGCGTACCGCCGAGCTGGAGACCGCCAACGTCCAGCTGCAGTCGGAGATCTTCGAGCGCATGCAGGCCGAGGAGCGCGTCTGGCACATCGCCCACCACGACGCGCTGACCGGGCTGCCCAACCGCAGCCTGCTGCAGGACCGCCTCGGCCAGGCGCTGGCCGGCGCCGAGCGCGCCGGCAACCTGGTGGCGGTGCTCTTCCTCGACCTCGACCGCTTCAAGGCGGTGAACGATACCCTCGGCCACGACGTCGGCGACGCGCTGCTGAAGGTCGTCGCCGCGCGGCTCGCCGGCGCCGTGCGCGACGTCGACACCGTCTGCCGGCTCGGCGGCGACGAGTTCGTCGTCGTCCTCGGCGCGGTCGGCGGCACCGACGATGCGGTGATGGTCGCCGAGCGCATCGTCGACGAACTGGCGCAGCCGGCCGAGGTGATGGGGCACGCGCTGCGCGTGTCGACCTCGATCGGCATCAGCCTGTTCCCCGAGGATGGCCGCGACGCGCAGACGCTGATGAAGAACGCCGACACCGCGATGTACACCGCGAAGAACCGCGGCCGCAACAACTTCCAGTTCTTCTCGCCGGCGATGAACGACCTCGCCAGCCGCTTCTTCCGGCTCGAGCAGCGGCTGCGCCGCGCCGTCGAGCGCAACGAGTTCGTGCTCCACTTCCAGCCGCAGGTCGATGTCGCCCAGCGCCGCGTCTGCGGCGTCGAGGCGCTGGTGCGCTGGCAGGATCCGGAGGCCGGGCTGGTACCGCCGGCCGAATTCATCCCGGTCGCCGAGGAGACCGGCCTCATCCTCGAACTCGGCGAATGGGTGCTGCGCGGCGCCTGCCGGCAGATCCGCGCCTGGCACGACGCCGGCTGGCCGCAGGTGCCGGTGGCGGTGAACCTGTCGCCGCGCCAGTTCCAGCAGAGCGATCTGGTCGAGCGCGTGCGCGCGATCCTCGCCGAGACCGGCGTGCCGCCGGCGATGCTCGAGCTGGAGATCACCGAATCGAGCCTGATGCACAGCGTCGAGGAAGCGCTGGCGCAGGTGCAGGCGCTCGCCGACATGGGCGTGCGCCTGGCCATCGACGACTTCGGCACCGGCTACTCCAGTCTCGCCTACCTCAAGCGCTTCCCGGTCAGTCGGCTGAAGATAGACCGCTCCTTCGTGCGCGACCTGTGCGACGACCGCGACGACGCGGCGATCGTCGCCTCGATCATCGGGCTGGCCCGGAGCCTGGCGCTCGAGGTCGTTGCCGAAGGCGTCGAAACCGCGCCGCAGCTCGCCGCGCTGCGCGACGAAGGCTGCCGGCACTGTCAGGGCTACCTGTTCTCGAAGCCGAGGCCGGCGGAGGAGGTGGCGGCGATTTTTGCGGCGGGGGCGGTGTGA
- a CDS encoding PAS-domain containing protein, whose product MERGADGDSARSAPATGRPRRDWLLPGVAAAFLIAALFSTGVVVVVQEVRRHEAEGRAWQLASAVAHDFAERLDRSLSASYALATLVRQGQGRIENFDALATEMIRVYGGISALQLAPGGTITQVSPLAGNEAALGFSPLNDPKQGPETRRVIAERRLGLTGPFELRQGGVGVVGRHPIFLPDEQGREQFWGLTQVLIRIPDLLAATRVNALVEGGYAYELWRFRPDDGSRHVFASSGGNLAGRPVEVQIPVPNGHWTLSIAPVRGWLAPLDIAVGGVSVIVFSLLVAFAVYLLLRQPHLLRREVERQTEALRASEAQYRALFDNNPLPMVVYEPRRQFILDANRAFLAGYGFAAETLRAMRLPDLYPEEERSRLADYFAELSPGLQRCGEWHLRGKDGRVVDAEVTVLDVVYEGRRARLMLAEDITERKRAEAALRLQNSWLKSVLTHFPGGVSVVDKNLRLVEWNEEFRRLLDFPREMFTAEPCTIEDFVRYNALRGEYGDVDPDAYVAAAMERVRQNVPHHFERTRPDGTVLEVRGTPLPDGGFVTSYTDITERKRAEARLLAANQRYEELNAELEARVAERTQRLAAEVEERRLAEAAVRQSAEWLREIIDTMASGILLWDHAQRLAAWNEAFKRLYPHSTDLLRVGVHRDELRRGMEERGDVLRSDDAGSDWERIGEWERVLPDGRIVRIERLATSEGGRLVLQTDITDLRRTKEVLARNERMASLGNLVAGIAHEINTPIGNALMVASAMGHRIAEFDAALASGPLRRSVLDAFVNSVRESDDLLERNLLRAANLIQNFKQVAVDQTSDRRREFDLATVLEEVRMTLLPRLKHSPYRLDLESEVGLRLDSYPGALGQIVTNLVENALLHAFDGREAGLIRVRARALPDARVEIVFADDGNGIPAELLPRVFDPFFTTRLGKGGSGLGLSIVLNLVRDLLGGDIVVASMLGEGTRFTITLPQKAPLQADAAA is encoded by the coding sequence GTGGAACGAGGGGCGGACGGGGATTCGGCGCGGTCCGCGCCGGCGACGGGACGGCCGCGGCGCGACTGGCTGCTGCCGGGGGTCGCCGCCGCCTTCCTGATCGCCGCGCTGTTCTCCACCGGCGTCGTCGTGGTCGTCCAGGAAGTCCGCCGCCACGAGGCCGAGGGCCGCGCCTGGCAGCTGGCAAGCGCGGTCGCGCACGACTTCGCCGAGCGCCTCGACCGTTCGCTGTCGGCCTCCTACGCGCTGGCGACGCTGGTCCGCCAGGGGCAGGGCCGGATCGAGAATTTCGATGCGCTGGCGACCGAGATGATCCGCGTCTACGGCGGCATCTCCGCGCTGCAGCTGGCGCCCGGCGGCACCATCACGCAGGTCTCGCCGCTCGCCGGCAACGAGGCGGCGCTCGGCTTCTCGCCGCTCAACGACCCGAAGCAGGGGCCGGAGACACGGCGCGTGATCGCCGAGCGCAGGCTCGGCCTGACCGGCCCGTTCGAGCTGCGCCAGGGCGGCGTCGGCGTCGTCGGCCGGCATCCGATCTTCCTCCCCGACGAGCAGGGGCGCGAGCAGTTCTGGGGGCTGACGCAGGTGCTGATCCGCATCCCCGACCTGCTCGCGGCGACGCGCGTCAACGCGCTGGTCGAAGGCGGCTACGCCTACGAGCTGTGGCGCTTCCGTCCCGACGACGGCAGCCGTCACGTCTTCGCCAGCAGCGGCGGCAACCTCGCCGGGCGGCCGGTCGAGGTGCAGATCCCGGTGCCGAACGGGCACTGGACGCTGAGCATCGCGCCGGTGCGCGGCTGGCTGGCGCCGCTCGACATCGCCGTCGGCGGCGTCTCGGTGATCGTCTTCAGCCTGCTCGTGGCCTTTGCCGTCTACCTGCTGCTGCGCCAGCCTCACCTGCTGCGCCGCGAGGTCGAGCGGCAGACCGAGGCGCTGCGCGCGAGCGAGGCGCAGTACCGCGCGCTGTTCGACAACAACCCGCTGCCGATGGTGGTCTACGAGCCGCGCCGGCAGTTCATCCTCGACGCCAACCGCGCCTTTCTCGCCGGCTACGGCTTCGCGGCCGAGACGCTGCGCGCGATGCGCCTGCCCGACCTCTATCCGGAGGAGGAGCGCAGCCGGCTCGCCGACTACTTCGCCGAGCTCTCGCCGGGGCTGCAGCGCTGCGGCGAGTGGCACCTGCGCGGCAAGGACGGGCGCGTCGTCGACGCCGAGGTGACCGTACTCGACGTCGTCTACGAGGGGCGGCGGGCGCGGCTGATGCTGGCCGAGGACATCACCGAACGGAAGCGTGCCGAGGCGGCGTTGCGCCTGCAGAACTCGTGGCTGAAATCGGTGCTGACGCATTTCCCCGGCGGCGTCTCGGTGGTCGACAAGAATCTGCGCCTGGTCGAATGGAACGAGGAATTCCGCCGTCTGCTCGACTTCCCGCGCGAGATGTTCACCGCCGAACCGTGCACCATCGAGGACTTCGTGCGCTACAACGCGCTGCGCGGCGAATACGGCGACGTCGACCCCGACGCCTACGTGGCGGCGGCGATGGAGCGCGTGCGCCAGAACGTGCCGCACCACTTCGAGCGCACGCGGCCGGACGGCACCGTGCTCGAGGTGCGCGGCACGCCGCTGCCGGACGGCGGCTTCGTCACCTCCTACACCGACATCACCGAAAGGAAGCGCGCCGAGGCGCGGCTGCTCGCCGCCAACCAGCGCTATGAGGAGCTCAACGCCGAACTCGAGGCGCGTGTCGCCGAACGCACGCAGCGCCTCGCCGCCGAGGTCGAGGAGCGGCGGCTGGCGGAGGCGGCGGTGCGGCAGTCGGCGGAATGGCTGCGCGAGATCATCGACACGATGGCCTCCGGCATCCTGCTGTGGGACCACGCGCAGCGGCTGGCGGCGTGGAACGAGGCGTTCAAGCGGCTCTACCCCCACTCGACCGACCTGCTGCGGGTCGGGGTTCACCGCGACGAGCTGCGCCGCGGCATGGAGGAACGCGGCGACGTGCTGCGCAGCGACGACGCCGGCAGCGACTGGGAGCGCATCGGCGAGTGGGAGCGTGTGCTGCCCGACGGCCGCATCGTCCGCATCGAGCGGCTGGCGACCTCCGAGGGCGGCCGCCTGGTGCTGCAGACCGACATCACCGACCTGCGCCGGACCAAGGAAGTCCTCGCCCGCAACGAGCGCATGGCCTCGCTCGGCAACCTCGTCGCCGGCATCGCGCACGAGATCAACACGCCGATCGGCAACGCGCTGATGGTCGCTTCGGCGATGGGGCACCGCATCGCCGAGTTCGACGCGGCGCTGGCCTCCGGGCCGCTGCGCCGCTCGGTGCTGGATGCCTTCGTCAACAGCGTGCGCGAATCGGACGACCTGCTCGAGCGCAACCTGCTGCGCGCCGCCAACCTGATCCAGAACTTCAAGCAGGTGGCGGTCGACCAGACCAGCGACCGGCGCCGCGAGTTCGACCTGGCGACGGTGCTCGAGGAGGTGCGGATGACGCTGCTGCCGCGCCTCAAGCACAGCCCCTACCGGCTCGACCTCGAGTCCGAGGTCGGCCTGCGCCTCGACAGCTATCCCGGCGCCCTCGGCCAGATCGTCACCAACCTGGTCGAGAACGCGCTGCTGCACGCCTTCGACGGGCGCGAAGCGGGCCTCATCCGCGTGCGTGCCCGGGCGCTGCCCGACGCGCGCGTCGAGATCGTCTTCGCCGACGACGGCAACGGCATCCCGGCCGAACTGCTGCCGCGCGTTTTCGATCCCTTCTTCACCACCCGCCTCGGCAAAGGGGGCAGCGGCCTCGGCCTGTCGATCGTCCTCAACCTGGTGCGCGATCTGCTCGGCGGCGACATCGTCGTCGCCAGCATGCTCGGCGAGGGTACCCGCTTTACCATCACGCTGCCGCAGAAGGCGCCGCTGCAGGCCGATGCCGCCGCCTGA
- the mtnA gene encoding S-methyl-5-thioribose-1-phosphate isomerase, which translates to MKVNNVPTRSIWRVADHAAVDIIDQTALPHAYRVLRLASLEDAAHAIRSMQVRGAPLIGATAAYGVALALLRDASDAALANAVATLGGTRPTAVNLHWALQRMQAHLAPLPAIERGAAAWREAEAIADEDVAQNRAIGEHGLALLRPLAEKRGRLDVMTHCNAGWLATVDHGTALSPVYAAFDAGIDVRVWVSETRPRNQGLLTAWELQQHGVPHTLIADNAAGLLLARGEVDAVIVGADRIAANGDVANKVGTYLKALAAKEAGVPFYVAAPRSTLDFGCAAGDAIPIEEREGDELRVVNGTGSDGRPAAVRQLAKDEAVANPAFDVTPARFVAAVITERGSAAAHALATLYPEERHG; encoded by the coding sequence ATGAAAGTCAATAACGTCCCCACCCGCAGCATCTGGCGCGTCGCCGACCACGCCGCCGTCGACATCATCGACCAGACCGCGCTGCCGCACGCCTACCGCGTGCTGCGGCTGGCCTCGCTGGAAGACGCGGCGCACGCGATCCGCAGCATGCAGGTGCGCGGCGCGCCGCTGATCGGCGCCACCGCCGCCTACGGTGTCGCGCTGGCGCTGTTGCGCGACGCCAGCGACGCGGCGCTGGCCAACGCCGTCGCCACCCTCGGCGGCACGCGGCCGACCGCGGTCAACCTGCACTGGGCGCTCCAGCGCATGCAGGCGCACCTCGCGCCGCTGCCGGCGATCGAGCGCGGCGCGGCCGCCTGGCGCGAGGCCGAGGCGATCGCCGACGAGGACGTCGCGCAGAACCGCGCGATCGGCGAGCACGGGCTGGCGCTGCTGCGACCGCTCGCGGAAAAGCGCGGCCGGCTGGACGTGATGACCCACTGCAACGCCGGCTGGCTGGCCACCGTCGACCACGGCACCGCGCTGTCCCCGGTCTACGCCGCCTTCGACGCCGGCATCGACGTGCGCGTCTGGGTTTCCGAGACGCGGCCGCGCAACCAGGGCCTGTTGACCGCATGGGAGCTGCAGCAGCACGGCGTACCACACACGCTGATCGCCGACAACGCCGCCGGCCTGCTGCTGGCGCGCGGCGAGGTCGACGCGGTGATCGTCGGCGCCGACCGCATCGCCGCCAACGGCGACGTCGCCAACAAGGTCGGCACCTATCTCAAGGCGCTCGCCGCGAAGGAAGCCGGCGTGCCGTTCTACGTCGCCGCGCCGCGCTCGACGCTGGACTTCGGCTGCGCCGCCGGCGACGCGATCCCGATCGAGGAACGCGAGGGCGACGAACTGCGCGTCGTGAACGGCACCGGCAGCGACGGCCGGCCGGCGGCGGTGCGCCAGCTGGCGAAGGACGAAGCGGTGGCCAACCCGGCCTTCGACGTGACGCCGGCGCGCTTCGTTGCCGCCGTCATCACCGAGCGCGGCAGCGCCGCCGCGCACGCGCTCGCCACGCTCTACCCGGAGGAGCGGCATGGCTGA
- a CDS encoding MarR family winged helix-turn-helix transcriptional regulator gives MTDKQLPPLEKQDFELLADFRYQIRKFLRFSENVTRKAGITPLQYLMLLNIKGYPGREWATIGELAERLQAQHHGVVALVSRCEKQGFVERRRSTEDRRRIEVRLLPKGEEYVARLAGEHRKQLIALNGRFSVPTATSFSHH, from the coding sequence ATGACCGACAAGCAGCTGCCGCCGCTCGAGAAGCAGGATTTCGAGCTTCTCGCCGATTTCCGCTACCAGATCCGCAAGTTCCTCCGCTTCTCCGAGAACGTCACGCGCAAGGCCGGCATCACGCCGCTGCAGTACCTGATGCTGCTCAACATCAAGGGCTACCCCGGCCGCGAGTGGGCGACCATCGGCGAACTCGCCGAGCGCCTGCAGGCGCAGCACCACGGCGTCGTTGCGCTGGTCTCGCGCTGCGAGAAGCAGGGCTTCGTCGAGCGCCGCCGCTCGACCGAGGACCGCCGCCGGATCGAGGTGCGCCTGCTGCCGAAAGGCGAGGAATACGTCGCCCGGCTGGCCGGCGAGCACCGCAAGCAGCTGATCGCGCTGAACGGCCGCTTCAGCGTGCCGACCGCGACCTCGTTCTCCCACCACTGA
- a CDS encoding pyridoxal phosphate-dependent aminotransferase — MLSPVAVDSKLPWVGTTIFTVMSKLAADCGAINLSQGFPDFQAEPALFDAVHRAMLSGRNQYAPMAGMPELRQGIADKVAALYGTRYDVDAEITVTAGATQAIYTAIAAFVRPGDEVIVFEPVYDSYVPAIETVGGRAVYSRLTFPDYRPDWNHVKSLIGPRTRMIIVNTPNNPSCSLFAAEDMAVLAELTRDTDIVVLGDEVYEHICYEGAHQSLCRHPELAARSLVVSSFGKTYHITGWKIGYVVGPQPLMTEFRKVHQFNVFTVNTPGQLGIAEYLQDASRHLGLVDFYRQKRDFFREQLQGSRFELLPCRGTYFQLARYGAISDKPDREFAEWMTRAVGVAVIPVSAFYHDGHDDRVVRFCFAKKEETLAAAGERLRRV; from the coding sequence ATGCTCTCGCCCGTCGCCGTCGATTCCAAGCTGCCCTGGGTCGGCACCACGATCTTCACCGTGATGTCCAAGCTCGCCGCCGACTGCGGCGCGATCAACCTGTCGCAGGGCTTCCCCGACTTCCAGGCCGAGCCGGCGCTGTTCGACGCGGTGCACCGGGCGATGCTCTCCGGCCGCAACCAGTATGCGCCGATGGCCGGCATGCCCGAGCTGCGCCAGGGCATCGCCGACAAGGTGGCGGCGCTGTACGGCACGCGCTACGACGTCGATGCCGAGATCACCGTCACCGCCGGCGCGACGCAGGCGATCTACACGGCGATCGCCGCCTTCGTCCGCCCCGGCGACGAGGTGATCGTCTTCGAGCCGGTGTACGACAGCTACGTGCCGGCGATCGAGACCGTCGGCGGCCGCGCCGTCTATTCGCGGCTGACCTTCCCCGACTACCGGCCGGACTGGAACCACGTGAAATCGCTGATCGGCCCGCGCACGCGGATGATCATCGTGAACACGCCGAACAACCCGAGCTGCAGCCTGTTTGCCGCCGAGGACATGGCGGTGCTCGCCGAACTGACGCGCGACACCGACATCGTCGTCCTCGGCGACGAGGTGTACGAGCACATCTGCTACGAGGGTGCGCACCAGAGCCTGTGCCGGCACCCGGAGCTGGCCGCGCGCAGCCTCGTCGTTTCCTCGTTCGGCAAGACCTACCACATCACCGGCTGGAAGATCGGCTACGTGGTCGGCCCGCAGCCGCTGATGACGGAATTCCGCAAGGTGCACCAGTTCAACGTGTTCACCGTGAACACGCCGGGGCAGCTCGGCATCGCCGAGTACCTGCAGGATGCCTCGCGCCACCTCGGGCTGGTCGACTTCTACCGGCAGAAGCGCGACTTCTTCCGTGAGCAGCTGCAGGGCTCCCGCTTCGAGCTGCTGCCCTGCCGCGGCACCTACTTCCAGCTGGCGCGCTACGGCGCGATCTCGGACAAGCCCGACCGCGAATTCGCCGAATGGATGACGCGCGCAGTCGGCGTCGCGGTGATCCCGGTCTCGGCCTTCTACCACGACGGCCACGACGACCGCGTCGTGCGCTTCTGCTTTGCCAAGAAGGAGGAGACGCTGGCCGCGGCCGGCGAGCGGCTGCGGCGGGTGTAG
- a CDS encoding NAD(P)-dependent oxidoreductase: MKIGFLGLGIMGRPMALNLLQGGHELVVWARRAESMAPLAAAGAQTGSSPADVAGRVEVVISMVADAPDVAAVMLGERGVAAGARPGLVAVDMSTIAPAAAKDIAARLRDQGIAFVDAPVSGGEVGAIAGTLSIMAGGRAEAFAKAKPAFDCMGRNVVHVGDCGAGQVAKACNQIVTGMGVMAVAEALCFAQKAGADPARVREALLGGFAYSKILENHGQRMLDRNFLPGFKSWMHQKDLNIVMQSAHELGLMLPGAAATAQMFNAMVGSGLGEEDSIAVLKLLEKLSGQS; encoded by the coding sequence ATGAAGATCGGATTCCTCGGGCTCGGCATCATGGGCCGGCCGATGGCGTTGAACCTGCTGCAGGGCGGGCACGAGCTGGTCGTCTGGGCGCGCCGCGCCGAATCGATGGCGCCGCTGGCCGCGGCCGGCGCGCAGACCGGCAGCAGCCCGGCCGACGTCGCCGGCCGCGTCGAGGTCGTCATCTCGATGGTCGCCGACGCGCCCGACGTCGCTGCGGTGATGCTCGGCGAGCGCGGCGTCGCTGCCGGCGCCCGGCCCGGGCTGGTGGCGGTCGACATGAGCACGATCGCGCCGGCGGCGGCGAAGGACATCGCCGCGCGGCTGCGCGACCAGGGCATCGCCTTCGTCGACGCGCCGGTCTCCGGCGGCGAGGTCGGCGCCATCGCCGGCACCTTGTCGATCATGGCCGGCGGCCGTGCCGAGGCCTTCGCCAAGGCGAAGCCGGCCTTCGACTGCATGGGCCGGAACGTCGTGCACGTCGGCGACTGCGGCGCCGGGCAGGTGGCCAAGGCCTGCAACCAGATCGTCACCGGCATGGGCGTGATGGCGGTGGCCGAGGCGCTGTGCTTCGCGCAGAAGGCCGGTGCCGATCCGGCGAGGGTGCGCGAGGCGCTGCTGGGCGGCTTCGCCTACTCGAAGATCCTGGAAAACCACGGCCAGCGCATGCTCGATCGCAATTTCCTGCCGGGCTTCAAGAGCTGGATGCACCAGAAGGACCTGAACATCGTCATGCAGAGCGCGCACGAGCTCGGGCTGATGCTGCCCGGCGCCGCGGCGACCGCGCAGATGTTCAACGCGATGGTCGGCTCCGGCCTCGGCGAGGAGGATTCGATCGCCGTGCTGAAGCTGCTCGAGAAGCTCTCCGGCCAGTCATGA